In Juglans microcarpa x Juglans regia isolate MS1-56 chromosome 1S, Jm3101_v1.0, whole genome shotgun sequence, the genomic stretch CAATAACTTCAAGTTAACATCAGGTGCCACTTCGGCTAAATAACCATCCACCAGACTAGCCACCATTGTCATTGGGGTCAGTGAATTGGAACCTCCCATCAACTGCCCCTCATATACCATACAATTAGAATTAGAATCAAGAGAACCACGATCTACCAGAATGAAGTGGTCGAGAATCCGTTGAACACAGTCAATATCATAAAGGGTCTCAACTGAGTACCCCATATTTGGTATCAGAAGATCTTCAAGAGCTGCTTGATCCAACTGAGCGCCAACCCTTTTCTCTAAATTCTCGCGACATGATTGGCTGGCATCTAAAATCATTGATGTTCTTAAAAGCCTAAGAAGAAAATTAGTTGCTGTGACACCCTTTTCAATGGGTAGTAACTCGACAATTTCTTCAAGAAGATTCCTTTGACCCACATCGGATGAGGCAGAAATAGCTGATCCCGGGGCAGCACAGGTCCCATTTGGGAAGCTTGATTGCCTACCCAACAAGGGGAGATGCCTCTTTGCATAGTAGACAACGGACCCAGCAATTCTCTCTGCCCTCATCCCTCTCGTTCCTACAGCCAGAATTAGTCTTTTATACAGAGGAAATCTCAGAATGGACACATCTTCATACCACCAATCTTCACTCACAGGATTGGGCTTAGCTGCTGTGCGTATTCCATTCCAAATTCCAGCCGCACCTGGGTTTTCCACAGCACTGCATCCTGACATGGGCAAACTAAACAAACTTGGATCTGCACAAGCTTTCATTGCCAATGAATCAATGCATCTTGAAACAATATGAAGCTCTTCTGCATGTGGTAGAACCTCTTCACAGGTTTCAAGAGCTTTAATTGAGTCTGTCCAGtaacaaaaaatctcattaaGAAAATTTTCCGTCTGCATTATAAGATTCCCCTCTCCATAGTCTTCAGTCATCTGAAGATACTCAGCTGCACACCTGAGCCTGACCACATTTAATGCAGTGAGCTCTATTTTAACGCCATAACAGAACTTGGCTGCAAGAAGAAACGTTTTGGCTCCTCCAGGTATGTCATGTAGCTGCAAAACACACTTTGTCTCATCCTCGCTAGAAAGATCTCCAATGAGATATTCTAACAGTCCGCTTCTGGACAGCAAGGGAAACTGTTTGGCATGtcaagaaaggaagagagggaatgtatttcatgagtatgcaagaCATAAGAGTGAAACCAGATATGCATGATGACCAGTaaagacaataataaaataataaacaacaaaaaaaggtAATGAGAAGGATCTCCATGATTTTCCACACATCCAATATTAGAAGAAGTCCAGAAGAAAATATCATAGCTATGCTTCTAGTCAGCTTGCattatttttagagaaaagatatttacaactaTGAATTGTGTAAACAtcacgtaatcgctttgaaaaaagtgaataaaacatgggacccgcatgaaaaaaattaattttttaatagtggaccccactctttttcaaagcgattatgtGACGTTTAAGCACTTcacagttgtatgtagaattactcttatttttatcacttccTGTAAACAAATATATCTGACAagtctttatttttatctttttacctTCTTCAGAACTCCAGGACTATAAAGAAGAGGAGAAATATGAAGAAGAATATCAGTTATGCTCATCATTAAGATGAGCTGCATGTCATATTTTTTGCACATCCCTAATTACaagaaatctaaaataaaaagcTCATTCTTAAGCTTTTATTCTGCACATATGATTGTTAAAAATAGTCCTATCAAcaaatctaattaaaaataagtttttttctttttcctttttaaatttcAGGTCTACAAAGAAGAGGGAGACAATATAGAAGAATTAAGATTATTTCTATCATACATTTCGGTTCCCAAAAAAGTCTAAACATTTAAATGCAGACAAGATTGAATTTCAGTTTATGAGCACCGGCTACTTTGGATTGTTTCTAGTCAGGCATCTAATACATGAGGAGAACCTCAAGACACAAAATACAACAACCAAAGAAGATCAAAGACCCAAGGTTGCACATTGAAGTGATTTATTCAAGCATCATTTCAATGTAAGTCATGATGTAAGCATTACATGCCTCTTAAATCGCAGTGGCAAAATCCACATATGCCATAAATAATGAGAACTCAAGTAGCAGAGCAAAGGCTAGGCCAAGTAAATGTACCTTGTGCAAATGGAAGGTCTTCTCTCCTATTTCAAGAATGACATCACTAGGAAGCCCTGTTGAGCAAAGCCTGCAAAAGTGTCTCGCTTAAAAGAACTCttaaagagagaggagaaaatatTACTCAAAGAGACGTCAATCGAATTAATCCACCAGTCCTTTTAGCAACTTTCGTCCTGATCATTGCAGGAACCATTGCAAACACATACAACACTTTAATTTATTACATCTAACAggttttttaacatatttttcttaagaaataaaaaagaaaactcctGCAGCTGTTTGTTGGATGCAATTGTACATTCATCCTACTACTGAACTGCTATCACATTGCAAACAATACAAACGAACCAATGTAGGTAAATGCTGCTACAGTCTTAACCATCCAATAATCTCTTCATAACTGGGGGATGCAATTATTTGAGAAACCAATTTGATGTACATAAATCTCATCTAAACCAAGACAACAAACAGACTTCCTATACCCCAAAAAATCAATTGGACACTCAAGTAGGTTACAAGACAATTCAGAAAAATCATTGAAATCTGATGCCGAATTGTCCTTTCAAAAACCCTTCCGCCAAAGGGACAGTGCCAgattcctttttttattaaaacagGATTTCATTATAGAGTTTCAAAACCCGCCCAGAAAGCCATGTTGAAGTAGACAAGAAACACAAAGTAATTGGTCCTTTAATTTTCAGCCTCACTCATCCTTTCAAGCCCTTGCTTAATGGAACATACAGGGAGGCTCATACGATTAACGATGTTGGTGTCAAGACGGAAGGACCCGAAGTTGAACCAGTTCGAGTAAATTCAAAATACAGGTAAAATTGCTCAATCTCTCTCACTATTAGGATTTGAATAAATTATGTTATTAGCTAATACAGTGAAttctatattttgtataggTTCCTTTATACCGTCACAGACTTCTCGACCGTCAATACAACCCTCACAACCAAGCCCAAAAGTTTGATTTCATAATGCAAAACTTCACGAATCCATCAAGTGGCATTCAATATTATCGAAAACCCAGAgtccaaaatttcaattttaacaAATTACAATCACATTGTAAAACAAACTGAGAACAAATTACAATCAgattagaaacaaaaaagataatGGTAACAGgtaataaataacaaaaggtAAGAAATGACTGACCAGGTTAGGTTATCAAGGTGAAAGACTTCGGATTTGGATCCCAACTTCATGCACGCCATGTGTTACTCAATAACATTAGCCACCGGGAAAAGAGTTGCACCTGTTGCAGTAGAATGACGATGAAAAACGACGAGAGAGGTAGAGGAAAGATGCCAGCCAAAGACGATAGTGACAAAAGGGTAGTGAACTTAAATGGCTTTCTCTTCCTCAGCCTCATTCTCTCTGTGTGCACGCTATATTTTCGGCATTCTGGTTAGAAATAGAGAGAACGTCGAAGGTCCCGAGTCCAAAGTGCAATATCTAGGAGAAAAATCAGTTGCTGATGTTACACGAAAAAGTCAGTGTTTGGGAGTTTAGAATTTACGTTGAGATTGTGGCACAATAAGTTACATGTACATATTTAATGCCTTTATAGTTGAGTTAATTCTCTTTTCATcgaatttatttgtatatacCTTATAAGGTTATCCATTTTTAAGAATTGTGGACCTGGTTGGACGTTCTTGCAGCTTTTATCTGGGGTATATTGGCCAAGCTTACGTATATTTTTGGGACGAACTTACTGATGCGCACCTTCGTCCTCTTTCTTGCATTTCGTCAGCTTCCAAAGCCCCGGCCGGTGTTTT encodes the following:
- the LOC121245770 gene encoding BTB/POZ domain-containing protein At5g03250-like, encoding MACMKLGSKSEVFHLDNLTWLCSTGLPSDVILEIGEKTFHLHKFPLLSRSGLLEYLIGDLSSEDETKCVLQLHDIPGGAKTFLLAAKFCYGVKIELTALNVVRLRCAAEYLQMTEDYGEGNLIMQTENFLNEIFCYWTDSIKALETCEEVLPHAEELHIVSRCIDSLAMKACADPSLFSLPMSGCSAVENPGAAGIWNGIRTAAKPNPVSEDWWYEDVSILRFPLYKRLILAVGTRGMRAERIAGSVVYYAKRHLPLLGRQSSFPNGTCAAPGSAISASSDVGQRNLLEEIVELLPIEKGVTATNFLLRLLRTSMILDASQSCRENLEKRVGAQLDQAALEDLLIPNMGYSVETLYDIDCVQRILDHFILVDRGSLDSNSNCMVYEGQLMGGSNSLTPMTMVASLVDGYLAEVAPDVNLKLLKFESLAAGIPDYSRPLDDGIYRAIDIFLKAHPWLTDSEREQLCRLMNCQKLSLEASTHAAQNERLPLRVIVQVLFFEQLRLRTSVAGWFFVSDNLENSQNHSGNLALIRNDASTQAAGTTQNHLVAVNDMKGRVSELEKECSSMKQDIEKLVKTKGSWNAILKKFSFRPKTKSSYDPNASKPGNNSKTLPESKEPLANGKVNHGSGELEG